The genomic interval TTACTGGGCGCAGACGAGGGAATAGGCCGGCATAGGCAGAGCAATAAAAAAGCAAGGCAGCGATTGGAAGCGGCCTTGCTTTTTTATTATTTGCGCTTGCGGCAGCGCCAGAGCTTGATGGGCTCGCTCCAGAGCACGGCCAGGCAGGAGAGCAGGAATGCGATGAGCAGCTGCGCGGCCGAGAGACCGGCGAGCCCCAGCACCCCGCAAAGCGGCGTATATAGGATGAGCGCCAGCCCGGCCAGAATGGCCAGAAGCGAAACCCACATCACTTTATCCCGCAGAAGCAGGGGCAGATAGCGGATGGCAGGCGTATTCTGGCTCAGGCTCTGCACCAGAAGCAGGTTGGAAAAGACCAGGATGCCAAGCCCCATGCTCCGGGCCAGGGCGGCATCGCCCGCCGTTTGCAGCAGGTAGAAATAGGCGCCAAAGCTGGCCAGGAAGATGGTCAGGCCGTGCAGGAGGCCAAGCGAGAGCACGCCGCGCGTCAGCGGCTCTGCCGAAGAGCGGGGCGGCTGGCTCATGAGATCCGCTTCGGCCGGCTGCCGCTCCAGGACGATGGAGCAGGTTGGGTCGATAATCAGCTCCAGCAGGACGACATGCAGGGGGAGCAGAAGCAGATCCGCCGGGGCAATGCCCAGCAGGGGCGCGAAGAGCGAGGCCAGGGCGATGGGGATATGGATGGCAAAAATATACCCGATGGCCTTTTTGATATTGCTGTAAATGCGGCGGCCATCCCGGACGGTCTCCACAATGGTGGAGAAGTTATCGTCCATCAAAATCAGATCTGCCGCCTCCCGGCAGACCTCCGCGCCCCGGCCGCCCATGGCGATGCCAATATCGGCATATTTGAGCGCAGGCGCATCGTTGACGCCGTCGCCCGTCATAGCGACGATCTCGCCGTTTGCCTGCAAGGCCTGCACGATGCGCATCTTGTGCTCGGGCAGCACGCGGCAGAAAATATCCGTATGGCGGACGCGCTCCCTAAGCTGCTCATCGCTCATGGCGGAAAGCTCTGCGCCGGTCAGGATATTGTTGTTTGTCAGGCCGATGCGCCGGGCGATGCCCTGGGCCGTGCTGGCGGCATCGCCCGTGATCATAACGACGCGGATGCCCGCCTGCCGGCAGTGCGCCAAATCCGCCTTGATGCCCTCTCTTGGGGGATCCAGCAGGCCGATGAGGCCATAGAGCGCGAACTGGCACTCGGTGATGGATGCCGGCGGCTGCTGATCCCGGGAAAGCTCCATCTTTGCGACGGCGATGACACGCAGCCCCTGATGCCCCATGGCCGCGGCCGCCCGGGTAACCTGCTCTTTCTCCATTTGGGATAGCCCGCAGAGCGGCAGGATGCTCTCGGCAGAGCCCTTGGCCGCGATAAAGCGCTGGCCGTCGTGCAGCCAGATATGCCCCATCATTTTCAGCTCGTTGGTAAAGGAATATTCGCTGATGAGATCGCCGCCAAAGAGATGCTCGGCTGTAATGCCGTGCTGATGGCAGCAGGCCAGCATGGCCTTTTCCATGGGATCGTAGGTATCCGGCTCACAGGCCAGGCCCATGAGCTCCAGCATCTCGGCCTCCGCCTTGCCCGGGGCGACCCAGCTGCGCTCGACGCTCATCTGATTCTGGGTGAGCGTGCCCGTCTTATCCACGCAGAGAGTTGTGATGGCGCCCAGCGTCTCAATAGAGGAGAGATTGCGGACGAGCGAATGCTTTTTGGCCAGCCGCCATGCGCCCATGGAGAGGAACACCGTCAGCACAACGGGAAATTCTTCGGGAATCGTCGCCATGGCCAGCGTGATGCCGGATAAAACGCTCTGGATGAGGCGATCTTTGACGGAACGATCCGGCAGGCTGCAATAGGTGATGATGCTCACGAGCAGCAACAGGCAGACGGCGATGATGGCGCAGGTTTTGACCAGCCGGTCCGTCTGCGCCTGCAGCAGCGTGCGCTTTTCCGGGGCCTTTTCCAGGCTCGCGCCGATCTTGCCGTACTCGCTCTGCTGCCCGGTCTTTTCCACGCGCACCAGCCCGCTGCCCGAGAGCACCAGCGTGCCGGCATAGCAATAGTCCCGGCGCCAGTGATCCTGGCTGGCGGGCGCGTCCGGGGATTTCCAGATGCCTTCGGCCTCGCCCGTCAGGGAAGATTCGTCGATGCAAAGGTCGTTTGCCCGGAGCAAGACGCCGTCGGCAGGGATTTTCAGCCCCTCCCAGATGAGCATGAGATCCCCGGGCACCAGATCCTCGCTGGGGATATTCTGCTCCCGGCCGTCCCGGATGACGCGGATATGCGGCGCAGAGAGATCCCGCAGTGCCGCCAGGGTTTTATCTGTCTTATGCTCCTGAAACGCGTCGATGCCGATCATGGCGGCGACGAATACCAGCATGATGGCGCCGTCCCGGGGCTCGCCCAAAACAAAATAGACGATGGAAGCCGCCAGCAGCAGCAAGAACATGGGCTCACATACCGTGTGCAAAAGCTTTCGGATAAGGCTTTGCTTCTTCTTTTGCGCGAGCACATTCTTGCCGTATTTTTGGGCAAGCGCCCCGGCCTGCTGGGTGGTGAGCCCTTGGGGGCTGGTTTTGTCGATTGTCATAGCAAAAAACCTCCAAAATAGTAAAAAAATCTGCGGGAGAAGTCCCGCAGATTTTCTGCTGCCCAGTGGGCCCGGCTGCGCAAAGAAATGTGCCGCCTGTTCTATTCTATGATATGCAATTACCCGCTGTCTGATAATATTTTTAGTAGTTTATCATCCCGGCGGGCGGCTGTCAAGCCCCAAATGCCCAGTTGCCGTTCTCAAAGAGCGGGATTTCCCGGCCCTCTTCGGTGTAGCCCGTGGCCTTGAGATCTGCGCTGCCGAACATGAAGTCGATATGTGAATACGCCTCGTTCAGGCCGATTTGCTCCTTCTCCTCCCGGGACATCTTCTCTGCGCCGGGGATGCTGGAAGTATAGCCGCTGCCCAGCGCCAGGTGGCAGGAGGCGTTTTCATCGAACAGCGTGCTGTAAAAGAGGATGCCCGAGCGGGAGATGAGCGAATCGTACGGCACCAGGGCGACTTCCCCCAGCCTGCGGCAGTTCTCATCCTGGAAGATCTGATCCAGCGCCTCCTTGCCCTGCTTTGCGCCGTAATCCACAACCTGGCCATCCTGGAATTCGAACCAGAAGCCATCGATGAGCACGCCCTGGTAGTTGAGCGGCAGCGTGGAGCAGACCTTTCCATCCACCTTTTCCCGATGCGGCGCGGTGAACACCTCTTCTGTGGGCATATTCGCCTCAAATTCCACGCCTTTGACCGTCTTTTCACTGCCGCCCGCCCAAATTGCCCCGGGAATCAGGCCGATATCCAGGTTCGTGCCCAGGGAGTTTTCCAAGTGCAGGCGGGCGATACCCGAATCGTTGAGAAAATCGCAGTATTTGCGCAGGCGGCCCGAGTGCTCTGCCCAGGCTTTTTCGGGATCCGGCGTATCCATGCGGGTGGTGTGGTAGATGGCGTCCCAAAGCTTTTGGACGGCCCATTCTTCCTCCGCCTCCGGGAAGACCTTTTTGGCCCACTCCCGGCCTGCCGCCGCGACGACCGTCCACTGAATTTCGTTTTTATCGAAAATCTGCTGGAAGGGCTTTTTTGCCCGGGCTTCGGCGTTCATGCCCTTGCCCAGCTTTTCCGAATCGATGCCAAAAAAGGCATCCGGGTCGTCGGATTCGATGCAGATATAGGCGGCCCCGGCCTTGGCGTATTCCTCGATGGGGGTGTATTTCCAGGCGGGGACGGTGGTCAGCGCATCTTCGCTGGCATATTGATAGCGGATGCGGCTGGCCTTATCGTCGAAATAGCGCAGCAGAACATCCCGTGCGCCGGCGCGGTAGGCCTCCTCCAAAACCAGGCGGGCAAACTCCGCGTTTTCGATGGGGGCGTTCAGGATGACCAGCTGGCCTTTTTGCAGGTTGACGCCCGTGCGGATGATGAGCTTTGCATATGCTTTTGCAGTTTCTTCGCGATACATTGTTTCACCTCATAAACATTGGCTTTTTCATAGTATACCCAATTTCTCCTGATTTTTCCATGCCCCGGGAAACTTTATTGACTTTTCCCTCCGCATTCGCTAACATTATTCATAAGAATACTTTACAAAAGAGAGGGCCAGGCATGTTAGTCTTAATCGATAACGCGAATATCTATGAGATCGAGCGGCTTTATTCTATGTATCCCTATGATGGCGTTACGACCAACCCATCCATTTTAATGAATGAGCGCAAGAACCCCATCAAAGTGCTGAAAAGCATCCGGGATTTCCTGCCAAAAAGCAGCCAGCTGCATGCGCAGGTCGTCTCGGAGAGCACGGAGCAGATGATCGAGGAGGCGCACTTCATGCTGCGGGAGATCGATGAACAGCTATTCATTAAAGTGCCTGTAACGGCCCAGGGAATGCGGGCGATTCATCTGTTAAAGCAGGAGGGCATCAACATCACGGCCACGGCCATCTATACGGCCATGCAGGCTTTTATGGCGGCCAAGGCCGGCGCGCGCTATACGGCGCCCTATGTCAACCGGCTGGACAACATGGGGGCAGACGGCGTGCAGGTTGCGATGGATATTCACAGCATGTTCCGGGCGCATAATATGGAGGCGGATGTGCTGGCGGCCAGTTTCAAAAACTCCCAGCAGATTCTGAATCTCTGCAAGCACGGCATTGGGGCAGTAACCGCCTCGCCGGATGTTTTGGATGCGCTCATCCACCACGATGCGACGTTCACCGCTGAAGAGAATTTCACGCAGGATTTCTATTCGCTGGTCAGCGAAGTGACGGGCCTGCATTTCAAGGAAAAAGAGAGCAGGAAAATCAACTAGAAAATCAAAAGCGGCAGGGGAGCGAATCTGCTTCCCTGCCGCTTTTTTGATGCGCGCTTTTTATGCGGCGGCCTGTTTCTCGGGCAAATGCCGGATGAGGAACGCCTGAAACACGGGCTTTTTATGCTTGAGCGGCGCGTAGAGCGAGAGCGCGCCGGCGGCCGCGCCGAAAAAGTCTACGATGAGGTCCTTCATGGTGTCGATGAGGGCGGCCCGGCCGATGAGGTTGGTCCCATCCTCCAGCGCGAACTTCTGCATGTTCATGCCCAGCAGGCCGTCGGCGGTGAATTCGTAAAACTCCCAGATGACGCCAAAGCTCAGAGCCAGCATAAAGGCGCAGAGCGTGGCAAAGCCGGCTGGAAGCCGCTCGATGCCGCCCTCTCCGCAGCAGGCGTTGACGATGGAGTAGCCCACAATGGCCAGCACCGCGCCGCTGCTGATATGCAAAATATCGTCCCAATGGGGCACGGCGTAGTAGAAGCGAAACACCTCGCCCAAAAACGCCGCGCAGAACATGAAGAGATAGTAGTACATCAAAATGCCCGGAGGCAGTTCCAGCCGGAACACTTTGCGCAGCAGAGCCGGGAGCAGGCAGAGCACAAACGCGCCCAGGCACTGCACGGTCATCAAAGTGAAGTTGGCCTTTGTTTTATGCGGATCTTCCGTCGCCCAGCTGCCCTCCGGCGTGGTGAGCAGGGTGGCCGTCGTGTAGACGGCGGCGCCAATCAGGCAAAGGGAGACCGACCAAAAGACGATGCGTTCCCATAGTTTTCCGGATTTTAGCTTGTTTTTCATGTTGTCGCTCCTTACTGTTGCTGATAGTTTAGCATAACCGATATGCTGGGCAAATATCACGCCTGGCTTTTAGGCCAAGGCACATAACACTGCGAAAACGATGATCGTTACGGCGACATACAGGCTCATCTGCGTGTTCATATATTCCTGCTGCGCGTCGTCTTTTGCATAGACGGAGGTGGAGAAGGGCGCAGGCAGCGAGGAGACGAAGATGACTGCGAAGCGGACGCTCTCATCCCGCACGCCGAACAGCGAGAGCAGAAGCAGCGCCAGCAGGCAGACCGGGATGGAGATGATCAGCCGCATGGCAGAGGTCTTGAGCACAGCGGGCAGCAGCTTTTGATTCAGGCTGAACCCATAGCCCACGACGATGAGAATGAGCGGCGTGATGGATTTGGTCAGCATGGCGATGATAGAATCGAGGACTGGGCCGATGGCCGAATCGAAAATCAAATGGGAAATACCGGTTACATTGGAAAAAACACCCAGTAGGCAGGCGATGAGCGCCGGGCCGGAGAAGATGTTTTTCAGCGTCTGTTTCAGGCCGTCGCCTTTGCCGCCGTTGAGCATGGGGATATAGAGGCAGAAGAAAAAGAAGCAGGCTCCGATATCCATGCTGGCCAGAAAGCCAAGGCCGGTATCCCCAAAGAGCAGCGGAAACAGCGCGACGCCCAGCATACCGATCTCATAGGCGCTGCAAAGATAGGGATGATAGGAAAATTCGCGGCAGACTTTGCGCGTCGCCAGCCCCAGCAGCAGGGAGGCACAGCACATGAGCAGGCAAGTCAGCCCCAGCAGGGCGACTGTGCCCGAAAGCTGGATTTTGGCCAGCGAGTTGAAGAGCGTAACGGGCATGAGATAGCGGCTGATGAGCTTTTTCAGGCCGTCGATGCCTTTGGCGTCAAAGATTTTCTTTGTGCGGCAGAGGATGCCAAGGCCAATCAGCACAAGGACAGGCAGAGTGAGCTCGCAGACGGTGAGCAGTAGATCCATGGAGTGTTCCTTTCTGTTTTCTGCGCAAAACGCGCGGTTTTTATGCGGGCAGGCGGTGCATGATGCGGCAGGCGATCCACTCGCCCGAAACTTTCTCGCCCTGTTGTTTGGTTTTCACATAGGAAAAACCGGCCTTTTCATAGCAGCGGATGGCCCTTTGATTATCAACCCTTGGGTCGATACAGAGCGCATCGGCATGCTTTTGCGCAAAGAGATAGCCGCAGACCATCTCCAGGCAGCGAGTGCCGATGCCCCGGCCGAGCAGCCCTGGCTCGCCTAAAAACAGGTCGATGCCATAGGGATGCGCATAGGGGAGTAGGAGCAAGCTTGCCTTTTCCTCCGCATCCGGGATCTCGTAAAACTGCAAATAGCCGATGGGGCGCTCCTGCTGCAAAATCAGGCAGGAACAGACGTCGCCCCTTTGCACATGGCGGCGGATACTGGCAACTTCCCGCGCCGCATCCCCGCCGTAAAAGCGGGAAATTTCCGGATGCGAGAGCCAGGAGAAGAGCAGTGCATATTCCTCCGGCTGATCCAGCAGAGGGCGGAGCGCCAGGTTATCTTGTTTGCAGAGTATATTCATAAAAGGTATTGTAGCATAAAATGCCAAATTGCGCCATGAAAAAAGCCAAAAAGAATGAGACAAAAAAGCCGGCAAAGCGCCGGCCTTTTTTAGCAATCTGACTCATTATAAATGACGGTGAGATCCGGGTGCAGCTGCAGGATGGAGGCGGGAACTTCAGGCGTAACCGGCCCATAGAGCGCCTTTTCCAGAATTGGCATTTTTTCCGCGCCCTGGGAGATGAGCAAAATGCGCTTGGCCTGCATGATAGGCGCGATGCCCATGGTCAGGGCCGAGCGGGGCTGCTGCTCTGCGGCGTCAAAGAAGCGGGAATTGGCCTCCAGCGTGCGCTGGGTAAGGGCAACTTCGTGCGTGGGCAGAACAAAGCAGCTCGAAGGCTCGTTAAACCCGATATGCCCGTTGTGGCCGATGCCCAGGAGCTGCAAATCGATGCCGCCGGCGGCGAGAATGCTGGAATCGTAATGGGCGCACTCTGCGTTCGCGTCTGCGCAGTCTCCCTGAGGGACATGCGTATTCTCGGGCAGGATGTTGATCTGCGAGAAGAGATGTTTCTGCATGAAATAGCGGTAGCTCTGGGGATGGTCTCCTGCAAGGCCGCGGTATTCATCCAGGTTGAACGTGCGGACCTGGGAAAAATCCAGCTTGTCCTGCTGGTTCCACTCGGCAAGCTGCTGGTATGCGCCGACCGGGGTCGAGCCCGTGGCAAGGCCGAGGACGGTATCCTGCTTTAGCGCAATCTGCGCGGCGATGATCTTTGCCGCTTCAAAGCTCAGCTGTGCATAGCTTTTTACATGAATGCTTCTCATGGTATTCTCCTTTGAAAAGATAGCACTATCATACCATGAAACCGCGGGACAAGCAACGGAAAAATGCCTCCTGATTTTTGCGCAAAAAAAGAGGGCGAAATGCCCTCTTTTGGTTTATTCCTCCATGGCTTTGGCCGCTTCGCCAGGAGCAGGGGATTTTCCGGCAACCTGGAGCTTGGGCTTCGCGATGGTTTTCCATGCATGCATGGCCAGAGAAACCGCGATGACGCCGTATGCCACAAACACGCGGAAATACTCGCCCAGCATTGCGCTGGAGAAGAGCGCCTGGCCGGCCTGCGGCGCGATGATAAACAGCGTGTGGAACAGGATAACGCCCACGATAGCCTGTTTGTTCGTCGCCTTCTGGACGGATGCGCCGCCGACTAACAGCGCCGCGATGGCGAACTGGCCAACCTGCGAATGCGCGCCGTAGGTGGAGAAGGTGCCCAGGTTTTGCAGCGAGATGAGCTGCCCCCAGCTGGCCAGCACAGTGGAGAGCACCATGGCGATGATGCGCGTGCGGTTGACGTTGATGCCGGCAGAGTTGGCGACCGTGCGGTTCTGG from Christensenellaceae bacterium 44-20 carries:
- a CDS encoding aminopeptidase encodes the protein MYREETAKAYAKLIIRTGVNLQKGQLVILNAPIENAEFARLVLEEAYRAGARDVLLRYFDDKASRIRYQYASEDALTTVPAWKYTPIEEYAKAGAAYICIESDDPDAFFGIDSEKLGKGMNAEARAKKPFQQIFDKNEIQWTVVAAAGREWAKKVFPEAEEEWAVQKLWDAIYHTTRMDTPDPEKAWAEHSGRLRKYCDFLNDSGIARLHLENSLGTNLDIGLIPGAIWAGGSEKTVKGVEFEANMPTEEVFTAPHREKVDGKVCSTLPLNYQGVLIDGFWFEFQDGQVVDYGAKQGKEALDQIFQDENCRRLGEVALVPYDSLISRSGILFYSTLFDENASCHLALGSGYTSSIPGAEKMSREEKEQIGLNEAYSHIDFMFGSADLKATGYTEEGREIPLFENGNWAFGA
- the nagB gene encoding glucosamine-6-phosphate deaminase yields the protein MRSIHVKSYAQLSFEAAKIIAAQIALKQDTVLGLATGSTPVGAYQQLAEWNQQDKLDFSQVRTFNLDEYRGLAGDHPQSYRYFMQKHLFSQINILPENTHVPQGDCADANAECAHYDSSILAAGGIDLQLLGIGHNGHIGFNEPSSCFVLPTHEVALTQRTLEANSRFFDAAEQQPRSALTMGIAPIMQAKRILLISQGAEKMPILEKALYGPVTPEVPASILQLHPDLTVIYNESDC
- a CDS encoding AEC family transporter → MDLLLTVCELTLPVLVLIGLGILCRTKKIFDAKGIDGLKKLISRYLMPVTLFNSLAKIQLSGTVALLGLTCLLMCCASLLLGLATRKVCREFSYHPYLCSAYEIGMLGVALFPLLFGDTGLGFLASMDIGACFFFFCLYIPMLNGGKGDGLKQTLKNIFSGPALIACLLGVFSNVTGISHLIFDSAIGPVLDSIIAMLTKSITPLILIVVGYGFSLNQKLLPAVLKTSAMRLIISIPVCLLALLLLSLFGVRDESVRFAVIFVSSLPAPFSTSVYAKDDAQQEYMNTQMSLYVAVTIIVFAVLCALA
- a CDS encoding GNAT family N-acetyltransferase, with translation MNILCKQDNLALRPLLDQPEEYALLFSWLSHPEISRFYGGDAAREVASIRRHVQRGDVCSCLILQQERPIGYLQFYEIPDAEEKASLLLLPYAHPYGIDLFLGEPGLLGRGIGTRCLEMVCGYLFAQKHADALCIDPRVDNQRAIRCYEKAGFSYVKTKQQGEKVSGEWIACRIMHRLPA
- a CDS encoding cation-translocating P-type ATPase, which translates into the protein MTIDKTSPQGLTTQQAGALAQKYGKNVLAQKKKQSLIRKLLHTVCEPMFLLLLAASIVYFVLGEPRDGAIMLVFVAAMIGIDAFQEHKTDKTLAALRDLSAPHIRVIRDGREQNIPSEDLVPGDLMLIWEGLKIPADGVLLRANDLCIDESSLTGEAEGIWKSPDAPASQDHWRRDYCYAGTLVLSGSGLVRVEKTGQQSEYGKIGASLEKAPEKRTLLQAQTDRLVKTCAIIAVCLLLLVSIITYCSLPDRSVKDRLIQSVLSGITLAMATIPEEFPVVLTVFLSMGAWRLAKKHSLVRNLSSIETLGAITTLCVDKTGTLTQNQMSVERSWVAPGKAEAEMLELMGLACEPDTYDPMEKAMLACCHQHGITAEHLFGGDLISEYSFTNELKMMGHIWLHDGQRFIAAKGSAESILPLCGLSQMEKEQVTRAAAAMGHQGLRVIAVAKMELSRDQQPPASITECQFALYGLIGLLDPPREGIKADLAHCRQAGIRVVMITGDAASTAQGIARRIGLTNNNILTGAELSAMSDEQLRERVRHTDIFCRVLPEHKMRIVQALQANGEIVAMTGDGVNDAPALKYADIGIAMGGRGAEVCREAADLILMDDNFSTIVETVRDGRRIYSNIKKAIGYIFAIHIPIALASLFAPLLGIAPADLLLLPLHVVLLELIIDPTCSIVLERQPAEADLMSQPPRSSAEPLTRGVLSLGLLHGLTIFLASFGAYFYLLQTAGDAALARSMGLGILVFSNLLLVQSLSQNTPAIRYLPLLLRDKVMWVSLLAILAGLALILYTPLCGVLGLAGLSAAQLLIAFLLSCLAVLWSEPIKLWRCRKRK
- a CDS encoding transaldolase family protein, with protein sequence MLVLIDNANIYEIERLYSMYPYDGVTTNPSILMNERKNPIKVLKSIRDFLPKSSQLHAQVVSESTEQMIEEAHFMLREIDEQLFIKVPVTAQGMRAIHLLKQEGINITATAIYTAMQAFMAAKAGARYTAPYVNRLDNMGADGVQVAMDIHSMFRAHNMEADVLAASFKNSQQILNLCKHGIGAVTASPDVLDALIHHDATFTAEENFTQDFYSLVSEVTGLHFKEKESRKIN